The Virgibacillus siamensis sequence GAGGCATAACCAGGGACGATTTATATTTTATTGAAAAAGAATTGCTCATCCGCTATCCATACGCAAAAATTGAATGGAAACATCCAATCAATAAATTGATGATTACCTCCATCGATTGAAAAGGCGCACCTTAGCTGGTGCGCCTTTTCATGTACTGACCTGAAAAAAATCATTCCATTTTATAATAATTTCTTTCCGGCGCAGCAAATAAATTAGTGGGAGCAGTATTGCCAGTGATACGAGGATATATAATGGTGATAGTCCGGAAATCCACTTTCCGATGGATGTGTATACAAGAGCAAGAGGAATATTTGATAGCAGTGATGATTTCATATAATCCTTGAAGCCCACCGATATTTCAAACAAACATAATGACAGCAAATGAAAGTGTATGAACGGAATAAGTCGTAAAAGGGCAATTTGTGGAGTAGTAAGTTCAGAATGACTGCCAATTATCTTTTGCTTTAAACAAAGCAGTCTGTTCAATGTTCCCGGCATCCAGCGAATAACACCATAAAAGAGTAAACTGGATAATGTGATTCCGATTACCGAATACACTGTTCCGGCAACCGTCCCAAACAAAACACCACCGGATATACAAATCAACACTACCGGTAAAAAAAATAATGGCCTTAAGAGATGGCAGCTGATAAACAATAATGGAGCAAAAAAACCACCTGTTTCAATAAGCGCCAATAAGTAGTTGCCAAACAGATCCATATCTTGCCTCCTTTACATGTACCTCCCCTTTTGTTATCAATATCTATAAGCTTTTGTACATGTATATGACAAGAGACGAGCCGTTATGACATCCGAATCACAATAGCGGCTATTAAAATAATATGTATTAATATAAGAACAGGCATTCCAATCACGAATGAATAATGCTTGGTCTTATGGCGGAATATTTTCATGCCAGCAAGTGCTCCGGCAGATCCTCCAATAATCCCTGTTAACCATAGTGTTCGTTCCGGAATACGCTGCTTATGCTTTTTAGCCTTTCGTTTATCTGTACCCATCATAATAAAAGCAAGCACATTAACAAATGCCAAATATACCCATACGTACATAGCCAATCCCCCTTTAACATAGAAAGACCAAACCCAATTCGGTTTGGCCACTGTTTCATATCAATTATTTTAGAGCTGATTTTGCTTTTTCAGCAAGTTGAGCAAAGCCTTTTTCATCATTAACTGCAAGATCAGACAGCATCTTGCGGTTTACTTCGATTCCGGCAACTTTCAATCCGTGCATCATTTTGCTGTACGAAATATCGTTTATACGTGCTGCAGCGTTAATACGTGCAATCCAAAGTTTGCGAAATTCACGTTTCTTTTGCTTACGGTCACGATACGCATATTGACCTGACTTCATTACTTGTTGTTTAGCTGTTTTAAATAACGTTCTTTTCGAACCATAATATCCTTTAGCTAGCTTTAACACGCGCTTACGACGTCTGCGTGTAACTGTTCCACCTTTTACACGTGGCATAGTAATTCCCTCCTAATATTGCATATAAAAATATTTTTAAAGTCGTACAATGCTTATTTGTATGGCAGCATTGTTTTAATACGTTTGAAATCTCCAGATGAAACAACAGCTGACTTGCGAAGTTTACGCTTTTGTTTTTGAGATTTATGCGCGAACATATGGCTTGTATATGCATGTGCACGCTTAAGCTTTCCTGTAGCTGTTTTTTTGAAACGTTTTTGAGAACCTTTATGGGTTTTCATTTTAGGCATAGTTAGTTCCTCCTTGTAAGCATAAAAAAATTATTTTTCGTTTGATGGAGCGAGCATCATAAACATGTTGCGGCCTTCCATCTTTGGCTTGGATTCAACCGTTGCAAGATCGTTTACCTCTTCAGCAAGGCGGTCAAGTACTTCACGTCCAAGTTCTTTGTGTGTAATTGCACGTCCACGAAAACGAACTGATGCTTTCACTTTATCACCTTTACTTAGGAATTTACGAGCATTTTTTAATTTCGTATTAAAATCATGTTCCCCAATTCCCGGCGTAAAGCGAACCTCTTTTACATTGATAACTTTTTGTTTCTTGCGCGCTTCTTTTTCCTTCTTTTGCTGTTCAAAACGATATTTCCCGAAGTCCATGATACGACACACCGGTGGTTTTGCATTTGGCGCAACAAGAACAAGGTCCAGGTTGCGTGTTTGCGCAATTTTCAAAGCTTCATTACGAGACTTTACCCCAAGCTGATCACCGTTTGCATCGATAAGACGTACTTCTTTAGCACGAATCTTTTCATTGACATTCATTTCTTTGCTAATAGCCAGCCACCTCCAGATTTTTTGTGTAACTGATCCTGACAAGTGTTGCATATAAAAAAAGTGTCGGTACTTAATGCACCCACACTTCTCCAATAGTCTTTTAAAAGAATTCGGAACCAGCCAACTGCAATAATTGCGTTGATCAGGTGAGAAGCGGGTGCTTCTACTTGTCTTTAGATCACTTTATTAAATTCAACTTTAATAGAATATCACGTAATTACGTTTCTGTCAAAGAAATAAATAACTACGATTGCTTTAATCATATCACAAACCATAGGACATGAATAGCCCAGATTATATGCGGTACATATATCCGGGCTTTAGATTATAACTTACGCAGCGCTTTGGTTTCAATTTCTTTTGTAACCATATCCTCAAACAAATCATAAACCATAGTCTCGGATTCTTTTTCACCGTACCGGCGGACATTTACGGAACCACTTTCAATTTCCTTATCCCCCAGAACCAGTGCAAATGGGATTTTCTTCGTCTGTGCCTCCCGAATTTTATAGCCGATTTTTTCGTCCCGTTCATCAACGGATACACGAACACCGCTTTTCCGTAATTTATCAGCAATTTCCTTCGCATAATCCAGATGCACCTCTGGTGAAACAGGTATGATTTTAGCCTGAACCGGTGCGAGCCAAGTCGGGAATACACCTTTATATTCCTCAATAAGAAATGCAACAAAACGTTCCATTGTGCCCACAACACCACGATGGATTACAACAGGACGGTGTTCCTGACCATCCTCGCCAATATATGTCAAATCAAATTGTTCCGGCAAGTGGAAGTCCAACTGTACTGTTGATAATGTTTCGTCTTTTCCTAAAGCTGTTTGCACCTGTACATCAAGCTTTGGACCGTAAAAGGCAGCTTCTCCGACTGCTTCCACATATTCCACTTCCATGTCATCGAGTGTTTCTTTCAGCATCGACTGTGCTTTCTCCCACATCGCATCATTGTCAACATATTTTTCCTTATCTTCCGGATCACGGTAAGAAAGACGGAAATAATATTTATCAATCCCAAAATCTTTATAAACTTGCTGAATCAGCTCGACTACGCGAATAAATTCATCCTTTAACTGATCAGGACGTGCGAAAATGTGCGCATCATTTAACGTCATAGCCCGAACCCGCTGCAGCCCAGCCAATGCGCCTGACATTTCATGCCTGTGCATCATGCCAAGTTCAGCAATCCGCACTGGAAGGTTCCGGTAGCTGTATAATTGATTTTTATAGACCATCATATGATGCGGACAGTTCATCGGACGAAGAATTAATTCCTCATTATCCATTTCCATTGGCGGAAAAATATCATCCTGATAATGATCCCAATGGCCACTTGTTTTATAAAGATCAACACTTCCCAATACAGGAGTATACACGTGATCATAGCCAAGGCGTTCTTCCAGATCGACTATATAACGTTCGATATTACGCCGGATGGTTGCTCCTTTCGGCAGCCATAACGGAAGACCTTGACCAACTTTCTGGGAAACCGTAAAAATTTCCAGTTCCTTGCCCAATTTACGATGATCACGTTCTTTTCTTTCTTCCAGAATGCGCAAATGTTCATCAAGCTGGGATTGTTTTTCAAAAGCTGTTCCATAAATACGCTGCAGCTGTTTGTTATTACTGTCCCCGCGCCAGTAAGCACCGGAAATGGTCAATAATTTGAATGCTTTTATTTTACTTGTGGATGGAACATGAACCCCGCGGCATAGGTCGAAAAACTCTCCCTGCTTGTAAATGGTTACCTGCTCATTTTCCGGAATAGCATCGATTAATTCCAGCTTCAATTCATCCCCAATTTCACGGAACATTTCTTTCGCCTGTTCACGGGAAACTTCAATCCGTTCGATTTCCAGATTTTCATCGATCATGCGTTTCATTTCTTTTTCGATTTTCGGTAAATCTTCCGGTGTCAGTGATTGGTCCAAATCCATGTCATAGTAAAAACCTTCTTCAATGACAGGA is a genomic window containing:
- a CDS encoding TVP38/TMEM64 family protein gives rise to the protein MDLFGNYLLALIETGGFFAPLLFISCHLLRPLFFLPVVLICISGGVLFGTVAGTVYSVIGITLSSLLFYGVIRWMPGTLNRLLCLKQKIIGSHSELTTPQIALLRLIPFIHFHLLSLCLFEISVGFKDYMKSSLLSNIPLALVYTSIGKWISGLSPLYILVSLAILLPLIYLLRRKEIIIKWNDFFQVST
- a CDS encoding DUF1294 domain-containing protein; amino-acid sequence: MYVWVYLAFVNVLAFIMMGTDKRKAKKHKQRIPERTLWLTGIIGGSAGALAGMKIFRHKTKHYSFVIGMPVLILIHIILIAAIVIRMS
- the rplT gene encoding 50S ribosomal protein L20, with amino-acid sequence MPRVKGGTVTRRRRKRVLKLAKGYYGSKRTLFKTAKQQVMKSGQYAYRDRKQKKREFRKLWIARINAAARINDISYSKMMHGLKVAGIEVNRKMLSDLAVNDEKGFAQLAEKAKSALK
- the rpmI gene encoding 50S ribosomal protein L35 gives rise to the protein MPKMKTHKGSQKRFKKTATGKLKRAHAYTSHMFAHKSQKQKRKLRKSAVVSSGDFKRIKTMLPYK
- the infC gene encoding translation initiation factor IF-3: MNVNEKIRAKEVRLIDANGDQLGVKSRNEALKIAQTRNLDLVLVAPNAKPPVCRIMDFGKYRFEQQKKEKEARKKQKVINVKEVRFTPGIGEHDFNTKLKNARKFLSKGDKVKASVRFRGRAITHKELGREVLDRLAEEVNDLATVESKPKMEGRNMFMMLAPSNEK
- the thrS gene encoding threonine--tRNA ligase gives rise to the protein MSDITITFPDGANKQFPKGTTGEEVAGSISSGLKKQALAVKLDGKLYDLRRGLEHDGAIEIITYKNQEGIEIMRHSTAHLMAQAIKRLYKHVNFGVGPVIEEGFYYDMDLDQSLTPEDLPKIEKEMKRMIDENLEIERIEVSREQAKEMFREIGDELKLELIDAIPENEQVTIYKQGEFFDLCRGVHVPSTSKIKAFKLLTISGAYWRGDSNNKQLQRIYGTAFEKQSQLDEHLRILEERKERDHRKLGKELEIFTVSQKVGQGLPLWLPKGATIRRNIERYIVDLEERLGYDHVYTPVLGSVDLYKTSGHWDHYQDDIFPPMEMDNEELILRPMNCPHHMMVYKNQLYSYRNLPVRIAELGMMHRHEMSGALAGLQRVRAMTLNDAHIFARPDQLKDEFIRVVELIQQVYKDFGIDKYYFRLSYRDPEDKEKYVDNDAMWEKAQSMLKETLDDMEVEYVEAVGEAAFYGPKLDVQVQTALGKDETLSTVQLDFHLPEQFDLTYIGEDGQEHRPVVIHRGVVGTMERFVAFLIEEYKGVFPTWLAPVQAKIIPVSPEVHLDYAKEIADKLRKSGVRVSVDERDEKIGYKIREAQTKKIPFALVLGDKEIESGSVNVRRYGEKESETMVYDLFEDMVTKEIETKALRKL